In a single window of the Heterodontus francisci isolate sHetFra1 chromosome 35, sHetFra1.hap1, whole genome shotgun sequence genome:
- the LOC137350557 gene encoding histone H2B 1/2-like, with the protein EKKKAAAKKGAKKTVSKPSAKGGKKRRKSRKESYSIYIYKVMKQVHPDTGISSKAMSIMNSFVNDIFERIAGEASRLAHYNKRSTISSREIQTAVRLLLPGELAKHAVSEGTKAVTKYTSSK; encoded by the coding sequence gagaagaagaaagcagctgctaagaagggcgccaagaaaactgtgagtaaaccgtcagcaaagggcggcaagaagcggagaaagtcgaggaaggagagttactccatctacatctacaaagtgatgaagcaggttcaccccgacaccggcatctcctccaaggccatgagcatcatgaactcgtttgtgaacgatattttcgagcgcatcgcgggtgaggcttcccgcctggcccattacaacaagcgcagcaccatcagctcccgggagatccagaccgccgtgcgcctgctgctgcccggggagctggccaagcacgctgtgtcggaagggacaaaggcggtgaccaagtacaccagctccaagtaa
- the LOC137350556 gene encoding histone H3-like has protein sequence MCSRFSINSLCVSDCAESVEKMARTKQTARKSTGGKAPRKQLATKAARKSAPATGGVKKPHRYRPGTVALREIRRYQKSTELLIRKLPFQRLVREIAQDFKTDLRFQSSAVMALQEASESYLVGLFEDTNLCAIHAKRVTIMPKDIQLARRIRGERA, from the coding sequence ATGTGCAGCAGATTCAGTATTAACAGTCTGTGTGTCTCAGATTGTGCAGAATCCGTTGAGAAAATGGCCCGGACAAAGCAGACAGCGcgtaaatcgaccggagggaaagctcctcgcaaacagctggctaccaaagcggcccggaagagcgctccagccacgggtggAGTAAAGAAGCCTCATCgctacagacccggcactgtggctctgagggagatccgccgctaccagaaatccactgagctgctcatccgcaaactgcccttccagcggcTGGTCAGAGAGATCGCTCAGGACTttaagacagacctgcgcttccagagctcggccgtcatggccttgcaggaggccagcgagtcttacctggtggggctctttgaggacaccaacctgtgcgccatccacgccaagcgagtcaccatcatgcccaaagacatccagctggcccgccgcatccgcggggaacgcgccTAA